One Gigantopelta aegis isolate Gae_Host chromosome 1, Gae_host_genome, whole genome shotgun sequence genomic region harbors:
- the LOC121372528 gene encoding uncharacterized protein LOC121372528 isoform X1: protein MAMNRFLVVCVPLLVMLWMVFITVKVVHPPIDDAKLSQIVTRYSASIDRLFNSRQTIVGKQSRISISVDPKVNDKSTIAIYRDEVSWNPDTKVCSSTKTFRKATLKSASGNIPININESPDGISDTVSEDGFFERDLEKPLYKCLDEDKDLAFLDIGANVGVFSLSVAKKGHKVVAVEVLPGNAARLCRSINESGFGDRVTLIHNGLSDKRTLMEIVHSEGVEGGVYIQESLNPEKNTFYSIYLDDLLEVLNLKRVVMKIDVERHEAKILEKADEFFRKVDVTCIMMEWERHPRNPDAYQMMVFMARHHMLAFDPQDTSKSLDAYTFAKWPRNVLWRKVRDYGPWTD, encoded by the exons ATGGCCATGAACAGGTTTCTTGTGGTATGTGTGCCCCTGCTTGTGATGCTGTGGATGGTCTTCATCACGGTGAAGGTCGTACATCCTCCGATTGACGATGCAAAACTGTCTCAGATAGTGACCAGGTATTCTGCGTCCATTGACAGACTTTTCAACAGCCGTCAAACTATTGTAGGGAAGCAGTCCAGGATTTCCATATCTGTGGACCCTAAAGTAAACGACAAATCGACGATTGCTATCTATCGGGATGAGGTGTCGTGGAATCCCGACACCAAGGTGTGCTCGTCCACGAAAACGTTCAGGAAGGCGACTCTAAAGAGCGCTTCAGGAAATATTCccattaatattaatgaaagCCCTGACGGGATTTCTGACACTGTCTCCGAGGACGGCTTTTTCGAGAGGGATTTAGAAAAGCCACTGTACAAGTGTTTAGACGAGGACAAGGATCTGGCATTCTTAGACATTGGTGCAAATGTTGGCGTCTTCAGCCTTTCGGTTGCCAAGAAAGGTCACAAGGTCGTAGCGGTTGAAGTGTTGCCAGGCAACGCGGCTCGTCTGTGTCGAAGTATCAATGAGAGCGGATTTGGGGACAGAGTTACCTTGATACATAACGGATTGTCTGACAAAAGGACTTTGATGGAAATCGTTCATAGTGAAGGCGTTGAAG gCGGTGTGTACATCCAGGAATCGCTGAACCCCGAAAAGAACACGTTCTACTCCATCTACTTGGATGATCTGCTGGAGGTGCTGAATCTAAAACGCGTCGTTATGAAGATCGACGTAGAAAGACACGAGGCCAAG ATTCTGGAAAAGGCTGACGAATTTTTCAGGAAAGTAGACGTCACGTGCATTATGATGGAATGGGAACGTCACCCCAGGAACCCGGATGCATATCAAATGATGGTCTTCATGGCCAGACATCATATGTTGGCATTTGACCCCCAGGACACGAGCAAGTCGCTGGATGCTTACACCTTCGCCAAATGGCCTCGAAACGTCCTGTGGCGAAAGGTTCGTGATTATGGACCATGGACGGACTAA